The Fusobacterium massiliense DNA window AAGTTGGCTCATCAGCTAAAACAATTTCTGGTTCAAATGTAAGTGCCATAGCTATCCCAACTCTCTGTTTCATTCCACCAGAGAGTTCATAAGGATAACTTTTCATAATATTTTCTGGTTCAGGCAATCTTACTTTTCCAAGCATATTAATTGCTTTTGCTTCAGCCTCACTCTTACTCATGCTAGAATGAGAATTGATGTATTCAACATATTGTGATCCAATTTTTCTAATAGGATTTAAAGTTCCACCACAGTCTTGAGCAATCATTGAAATAACAGGACCTCTAAGTCGACGCCATTCATCGTTAGAAAGGTTTAACAATGATTTTCCATTGAAATTTATCTCACCAGCAGTAACTTTTCCCTGTCCCAATAGTCCACCTAATATAGAACGAAGAACGGTAGATTTTCCACTACCAGATTCTCCAACAATACTTATAATTTCTCCTTTTTTCATAGAAAGGGAGAAATTTTTAACGACAGCATCTTTTTCTCCATATTGTATCGTTAAATCCTTAATTTCTAACATTTTGTCTCCTTTTATTCAGTAATTGTAACATCTTTTGTTAGCCAATAGTAATCCATTGGGAACATTTTTAAATTTTGAACTTTATTATTTGAATATAAGAAAGTTGTTTCATATCCAAAGAATACTGTTGCTGCATCGTTCATTATTAGTTGTTGAATTTCAATTGCTAATTCTTTTCTCTTTTCAGGATCAAATTCAGCATTCAATTGATCTAACAATTCATCAACTTTTGCATTTTTATATCCAGATTTATTTGAAGCAGAACCACTATCCCAGTTTTCATATAAATATTTTTCAGGGTCTCCTGTATTTGCAGCAAGAACGTTCCAAATTAATAAGTCAAAGTTTCCATTATCTCTCATATCTAATAGAGTTTCATAACTTACTGTTTTTAAAGTCATTTTTATTCCGATATCTTTTAAGTTAGATTGAGCTGCTTGAGCATAAACTTTTAATTCTTCTCTACTTGTGTAGATAACAAAATTCAAGTCTAATTTTTTACCATCAGGAGTTTCAACAAATCCATCTCCATCTATATCTTTGTATCCAGCTTTTGCAAGTATTTCTTTTGCACTTTCAGGATTATAAGCATTTTCATCTTTTAATTGATCGAATCCAAAATCCAATGTAGGAGGAATTGGTGCTTTACCTGCAGTAGCTGCTCCACCTAATAAGTTTTCAACATAAGCTTTTTTATCAAGACCTCTAAGTAAAGCTTGACGTAGAGCTAAATCTTTTAAAACTCCATTTTGATTCATGAAAGCATAAGTTGATCTCAAAGATTTTAATTCTTGAACATTAATATTTTTTTCTCCTTCAAAATCAGCTTTATTTTCTATTTTCAAGTTATATGCTACTCCAATTTCTCCAGTTTTTAGAGATAATGCACGAGTGCTTTGATCGTTGATACATTTAAATGTAACTTTAGCTAAAGCAGGAGTTCCATTCCAGTAGTTAGGGTTTCTTTCAACGATAGCATATTCAGTTGGAACAAATTCTTTAAATACATAAGGACCAGTACAAATTGGTGCATTTGTTGTATATTCTTCAACGTTGTCAGATGTATCAATGATTAAGAATAAAGGATCTGCTAAACATTGAGGTAAAATTGCAACTGGTTTATCAGTAGTTATTTTTAAAGTATCTCCTTCTGCAACTATAGAAGCTGGTTTGAAGAATCCTTCTGCTCTTTTACTTTTTCTAAATGTTCTATCAAATGAAGATTTAACAGCTTCAGCAGTTAAAGGATTTCCATTTGAGAATTTAACATCTTTTCTAATTTTAAATTCCCAAGTTAATTTATCATCACTTATTTGCCAACTTTCTGCTAGCATTGGTTGCAATTCTCCATGTTCATCAAAACGAACTAAATTTTCTCCAACACCATAACGAGTAATAACCCAGCTAAAATATTGTTCAGTTGGTTCTAAAGTATCAGCAAAACTTGTAACCCCTATAACAAGCTCTCCGTTTTCAACAGGTTTTCCTGTAGCTTCTTTTTTCTCGCCACCACAAGCTACTAAAGTAAACATCATTAAAATTACCATTAGAAAAGAAAAACTTTTCTTTGTAAAAAATTTCATTAAAATTTTCCCACCTTTCATAATTTTTTGTATATTAAAATTTTATTGCAAACTATTAAAAATCTTCCTCTTTGATATCAATCAAATCTTTTATACTATCTCCTAACATATTAAATGTTACAACAACTATAACTATTGCAATTCCCGGATATAACATAAGCCAAGGAGCTTTTGCAAGATAAGTTCTTCCTTCATTTAACATAGCTCCCCATTCTGGAGTTGGAGGTTGAGCTCCGAAACCTAAGAATGATAGAGCTGCTATTTCAAGCATTAATGCTCCAATATCTGATATTGCAGTAACTAGCATAAGTGTAAACATATTAGGTAAAATATATCTTGCTAGAATATGTCTGTCTGTACTTCCTGTAAGTTTTGCAGCTTCAACATATAATTCTTTTTTTATTTTTAAAACCATACTTCTTGAAAGTCTTGCATACTTAGTCCAAGTAACAGCAGAAATGGCAATAATTGCATTTGTCATACTTGGACCTAAAAGTCCAGCTATTGCTATTGCAAGTATAAGCCCAGGAAATGAAACCATCATATCAGCAAGTCTCATGATCACCATATCAACAATTCCACCAAAATATCCTGCTATAAGTCCCATAAGAGTTCCTATGACAAATACTACAGCCACTAATGCTAAAGTCATAAACAGCGAATATCTAGTTCCATAAATAATACGAGATAATATATCTCTTCCTAAAATATCTGTCCCCAATAAATTTATATTATCTGGTGCTTTCAATGGTTTTGACATTACAGCAGCTAGAGGATCTTTAGGAGCAATTGACTTTGCAAAAAAAGCTATTAAGACAATAATAATTGTTAAAATTAGAAAAAAAGTAAATTGTTTATGTGTTTTCATAAACTTTATAATTTTCAATTAGTTTACCCCCTCAACTCTCTTGTCTAAATATTTGTAAGAAATATCAACTATTAAATTTACTACCAAGTAAATTAAAGCTATTAATAAAACATAGGCTTGAACTAAAGGATAATCTCTAAATGAAATTGCTTTTATAGCCATATTTCCCATTCCAGGATAATTATAAATAATTTCTATAACTGCAGTTCCTCCTAAAAGGCTACCAAGAGATAGTCCTAATAAAGTTATTAAAGGAATTAAGGCATTTGGTAAAACATGTTTTACTAAAATCGTACTCTCTTTTATTCCTCTCATTCTAGCACCAACAACATAGTC harbors:
- a CDS encoding ABC transporter substrate-binding protein gives rise to the protein MKFFTKKSFSFLMVILMMFTLVACGGEKKEATGKPVENGELVIGVTSFADTLEPTEQYFSWVITRYGVGENLVRFDEHGELQPMLAESWQISDDKLTWEFKIRKDVKFSNGNPLTAEAVKSSFDRTFRKSKRAEGFFKPASIVAEGDTLKITTDKPVAILPQCLADPLFLIIDTSDNVEEYTTNAPICTGPYVFKEFVPTEYAIVERNPNYWNGTPALAKVTFKCINDQSTRALSLKTGEIGVAYNLKIENKADFEGEKNINVQELKSLRSTYAFMNQNGVLKDLALRQALLRGLDKKAYVENLLGGAATAGKAPIPPTLDFGFDQLKDENAYNPESAKEILAKAGYKDIDGDGFVETPDGKKLDLNFVIYTSREELKVYAQAAQSNLKDIGIKMTLKTVSYETLLDMRDNGNFDLLIWNVLAANTGDPEKYLYENWDSGSASNKSGYKNAKVDELLDQLNAEFDPEKRKELAIEIQQLIMNDAATVFFGYETTFLYSNNKVQNLKMFPMDYYWLTKDVTITE
- the nikC gene encoding nickel transporter permease — its product is MKIIKFMKTHKQFTFFLILTIIIVLIAFFAKSIAPKDPLAAVMSKPLKAPDNINLLGTDILGRDILSRIIYGTRYSLFMTLALVAVVFVIGTLMGLIAGYFGGIVDMVIMRLADMMVSFPGLILAIAIAGLLGPSMTNAIIAISAVTWTKYARLSRSMVLKIKKELYVEAAKLTGSTDRHILARYILPNMFTLMLVTAISDIGALMLEIAALSFLGFGAQPPTPEWGAMLNEGRTYLAKAPWLMLYPGIAIVIVVVTFNMLGDSIKDLIDIKEEDF
- a CDS encoding ABC transporter ATP-binding protein, whose amino-acid sequence is MLEIKDLTIQYGEKDAVVKNFSLSMKKGEIISIVGESGSGKSTVLRSILGGLLGQGKVTAGEINFNGKSLLNLSNDEWRRLRGPVISMIAQDCGGTLNPIRKIGSQYVEYINSHSSMSKSEAEAKAINMLGKVRLPEPENIMKSYPYELSGGMKQRVGIAMALTFEPEIVLADEPTSALDVTTQAQIVKQMMELRDEFHTGIIIVTHNMGVAAYMADKIIVMQNGVVVDSGTREDVINNPKSDYTKKLLKAIPEMDGERFV